Within the Magnetovibrio sp. genome, the region GATGCGCTGGAGCATTTCATTGTTGGAATCGCCGCGCCAGTACGCACCCGCCAGCTTCATCAGCTTGAACGCCTTGCCCAGCTTGCCGGTGGACGGCAAGTGCGGGCCACGGCACAGGTCGATGAAGTCGCCTTGGCGATACAGCGAAATGGTTTGGCCTTCGGGGATCGCTTCGATGATCTGGGCTTTGTAGTGCTCGCCCTTTTCCTTGAAGAATTCGATCGCCTCGGAACGGTCCCACTCTTCGCGGGTGATCTCTTCGTTGCGGTCGACGATTTCCATCATGCGCTTTTCGATCTTTTCCAGATCGTCGGGCGTAAACGGTTCGGCGCGGGCGAAATCGTAATAAAAGCCGTTTTCGATGGCCGGACCTATGGTCACCTGCACGTCGGGATACAGTTCTTGCACGGCTTCGGCCATCACGTGCGCGGCGTCGTGACGCAGCAGTTCCAGCGCCTCTTCGTCCTTGGCGGTGACGATGGCGAACGCGCTATCTTCGGTGATGGTCTGGGACAAATCCGCCATCTCGCCGTTGATTTTAACCGCCAAAGCGGCCTTCGCCAGGCCCGGACCGATTTCAGCCGCGACGTCGGCACCCGTCACCGGGGCGTCGTATTTGCGGATGGAACCGTCGGGAAGTGTCAGCTGAACCATGAAACCTGTGCCTTACCTTGCAAAATCGCACGAAAACATATTTGAAACCCGGGAATGTAAGGGGATTCAGGGCCCTGTCAAGGTGCCTCTGTCGGGGCTTATGTCGCCGCGTGCGAGTCCAGTGCGCCAATGCGCACCCCGGCGTCCCAAACCTCAGCAACGGAAAGCGCTTCAAGGCTCTCTTTGCGCAGGATTTTGACGCGCGGTCCGCGTTGCGCACACAGCGCCGGGTCGCTTTCGAACGAATAGACCACCACGCTGGGACAGCCCGCCAGCGTGATCATGTGCATCGGCCCGGTGTCGTTGCCGACCGCCAGCGCCGCACCGCGCGCCAATACCGCAATGTCGATGAAATCGGTCTTGGCGCACAAATTCACGGTTCCCGGCGCATCGTGTTCGATCAACGCTGCGATCGCCTGTTCGGCGCGCCCCCCCAGCACCACCGGGGTGACGCCCGCGGCATACAGCCGATTGGCCAGCTCGGCGAAACGTTCCGCAGGCCAGCGCTTGGCCGGACGGTGCGGCGCGCCGCCGGGCACCAGCAACGCGAACGGCTTTTCGATGCCGAACGCGCTGACGTCCTTGGCCGCGAAGCTGAGGTCCGACAGCCCCACATCGTGGATGCCCGCCTTGGCCAGCTGTTCCTTTTGCCGGTCGATGGTGTGCATCAGATCGCGCTGGCTATTGTCGTGGGGGTGCGAGCAACCACGCGCGATGCCCGACCACTCGGGACGCTTGCCCGGACCGAGAATATGAAAATAAAAGCTCGAGCGATCGGACGTCTGCAAATCGTACACGCGGGTAAACTTTCCCGACTTGAGCTTTTGGCGCAGCCGCCTGATGCGGCCGATCTGCCACGCCTTGGGGCGTTCTTCGTCGACCCACACATCGTCGAACAAACCGCTGGCGCGGGCCAGATCGACGTAAGGCTTGGACGTCAGCAACACCACATGCGCGCCGCCGGGGCGGTTTTGATGATGGCGGCGAATCGCCGCCATGGGCCCCAACGCTTGGACGAAATCGCCCAATGCGCCCAGCTTGATGATGAGAATGCGTTCGCCCGCTTCGTTCACGCCGTTACACGTCCCTGCCGCGTTCGCGCAGCACCTCGCGATAGACGTTGAGGGTCTTTTCGCACATCGCGTCCTTGGAAAAATGTTCGCGCACGCTCGTCAACGCGCGCTCGGCAAAGGCGCGGCGGCCGTCTTCATCCAGGCTCAACGCCGACCGCAACGCTTCGGCCAACGCCGCCTTGTCGCCAGGGGGAAACAACCAGCCGGTCTGTCCCTCGATGATGGTTTCGCACGCCCCGCCATGATCGGGGGCCACCACCGGACGGCCCAGGGCCTGGGCCTCGATCACCACGCGGCCGAACGCTTCGGGATCGGTCGAGGCCGAAACCACCACGTCGGCCATCATGTAAGCGGCGGGCATGTCGTCGCAGTGGTCGAAAATGCGCACCACCGAACTGAGGCCGTTTTGTTCGATCAGGCGTTCCAATTCCTTGCGGTAACCGGTGCGGCCCTGGTCGGAACCCACCAGCACGCAACGTATGTCGTTGCGCCCCAGCGCCGCGATCGCTTCGATGAACACCGCCTGGCCTTTCCAGCGGGTCAGACGCCCGGGCAACATCACCACCGGATAACCGTCTTCCAGACGCCACGTTTGCGACAACTTGACCACCCGCTCGGCACTGACCAGCCCAGCGTTGAAGCTGTCCAGATCGACGCCGCGATGAATAATGCGGATCTTGTCGCCCGGCGCGCCGTACATCTGCTTCAAATGTCCGGCGATGAACTTGGAAATGGCGATCACCCGGTCACCCCGGGTCATGATCGAATTGTAGAACCTTTTCAAGGCCGTGCCGACGGAATAGGTGCCGTGAAAGGTGGTGACGAACGCCGTGCCGGTACGTTGGCAGGCGTAATAGGCGCTCCACGCGGGGGCCCGCGAACGGGCGTGCACGATGTCCACACCCTGTTCCTTGATCAGCTTTTCCAACTTGGAAATGTTGGCATAGATGGTCAGCGGATTTTTAGAATGCAGCGGCAGTTGGAAATGATCCGCGCCCGCGCGTTGCAGCTGATAAACCCGCTCGCCGCCGTTGGACGCCACCAAAGAGCCCCAGCCTTGCGCCGAAATGCAGCCAGCGATTTCCACCGTGCCGCGTTCCACCCCGCCGCTGCCGCCGAGTGCGGGCAGCACCTGCAAAATGGTCACCGGCGGCTTTTGAGACGGATTTTCCCCGCCGCCAACGGTTCCCGTGTCCGGTGCGCGTTTGGCGGCCGGGTTAAGAATGGTATGGTTCTGCGTAATGCTCATAGCCCCTTCGGTCTTCGCCGTTCTTTACAATGAAAGGTCTGGCACGGCATAAAGAATGGTTGCAGTTCATAAGTGAGGTGTCCAGAGAAATGCAAGCCCCAACTTCCAATGGCCCCAACTCAGCACCGCAAATCGTCACCCGTGAAGACGGCGCGACGATCGCCTACCACTTCACTCCCGGCAAGAATCGCGACAAGCCGACCGGGGTGATGTTTCTCGGCGGGTTCAAGTCCGACATGGAAGGCAGCAAGGCGCTGGCGCTGGAATCGTGGTGCCAAGACCAAGGCCGGGCCTTTTTGCGGTTCGACTACACCGGGCATGGAAAATCGTCGGGCGCGTTCGTCGACGGCACCATCGGCCAGTGGGCCGCCGATGCAATGTATGCTTTGGATCATCTCACCGAAGGCCCGCAAGTTCTGGTCGGCAGCTCGATGGGCGGCTGGCTGATGTTGCTGGTGGCGCGCGAGCGCCCGGAACGGCTGAGGGGTCTGGTCGGTTTGGCCAGCGCGCCGGACTTCACCGAAGACTTGATGTGGAACGAGCTCAACGACGCGCAGCGTGCTGAATTGGACCGCGAAGGTCACGTCGCCCTGCCCAGCGATTACGATCCGCTCAACCCCTACATCATCACCAAAGCCTTGATCGAAGACGGCAAGAACCATCTTTTGCTGCGCGACCCGCTCAATATTCAGGTGCCGGTGCGTTTGATTCAGGGTATGCAGGACCGCGACGTGCCTTGGGCGACGGCGCTCAAGCTGCAAGATGCCTTGGTCACGGACGATGTGGAGATCCAGTTCGTCAAGAACGGCGATCACCGCCTGTCGGAGACCGCCGACCTCAGGCGGCTGACGCGCACGCTGGGCAACCTGTTGAACGACCTTGAGAATCCGGATAGAGAGACGGCATGACCCCCATCCTCAACAAACTCATTTTCGGCTTCACGTTTTTCCGCGAACGTTACTTTTCCGAACGCAAGGACCTCTACCGCCGCTTGGTGCGCGAAGGCCAAAAGCCCAAGGTGGTGATGATCGCGTGCGCCGATTCGCGGGTCGACCCGGCGATCGTGCTGCAAACCGATCCCGGCGACGTCTTCGCCATTCGCAACGTCGCCAATCTGGTGCCGCCCTACGAAGAAGACGAAAACGGCGAAATCTCCTATCACGGCACCTCGGCGGCGTTGGAATTTGCCGTTGAACAATTGGGCGTCGAGCACGTGGTGGTGTTCGGCCACGCCCACTGTTCAGGCGTCAAAGCCATGATTCACGGCCAAGAAGGCAACAAGGTCGCGGGCCGCTTTGTCGGTGCGTGGACCAGCATCGTCGACAAGGCTTACGAGCACGCCAAGGCCGCCGACCCGCACATCGAGGGCGAGGATTTGGACCGGGCCTGCGAACGCCATGCGGTGCTGGTGTCGCTCGACAACCTCATGACCTTCCCGTTCATCCGCGAACGGGTCGAGGCCGGAACGTTGCAAATTCACGGCTGGTACCTCGACATCGCCGAGGGTGAACTGTCCAGCTACGACGCCAACGAAAAGCGTTTCACGCCGTTGATGTAAGCGCCGTCACGCCTTCATCCCTTCCACCGCCAGCACCGCTTGCAGGCCGGATTTGTAGTCGGGATAGTCCAGCACCACGCCCAGTTCGTCCTTGATTTTGTCATTCATCACCAAGCGATTGTCGGCCCAAAAGGTTTGCGCCATGGGCGACATGGTTTTCACCGCTTCTTCATAGGGAATTTCATCTGGCACCGGCGCACCCAGCAGCTCGCAGGCGTACTTGATGACATCGCTGGGCTGGGCCGGGTCGTCGTCGCAGACGTTGTAGATGCCGCCCGGATTGGGCCTGGCCATCGACGCCTTCAAGACCTGAGCGATGTCGGCGACGTGGATGCGTGAAAACAAATGCCCCGGCTGAGAGATGCGCTGGGCGCGACCCGCGCGGACCTTATCGAGGGGGCTGCGTCCCGGTCCGTAAATGCCCGCCAGGCGAAACACGTGCAGCGGCAAACGGCTGCGCACCGCGAGGTTCTGCCAACGGGTTTCGGCCAGACCGCGAAAGCGCGAACGTTCCTGGGTCGGCAACAGCCGGGACGTTTCGTTGACCGGCTTGCCGCCGGTGTCGCCGTAAACCCCGACCGTGGACAGGTAGCCCAGCCATTCGATAATGCCGCCTTGATGTTGGGCATGGCGCGCCAGATCGTCGCCGTGCAGATCCAGCACCGGATCACCTGCCGCATCCGGCGGCACCGACAGCAACACATGGGTAACGTCGGCGAACAGTTTGTCGAAATTTTCCAAGGGGTGGTTGCGATCGAACACCAGCGCGCCCGCGCCGCCATCATCGCCGGGGCGATGGGTGCCGGTGACGCGCCAACCTTGGCGTTGCAGATCTAGGGCCAGCCAGCTGGCGCTGTAGCCGAGGCCGAAACAAAACAGATGGGGCGTTTTTTGGGTCATGAAATTTTGCCATGCTTGCTTTTTGGTGAGCGCGCGGCAACTGTAGCCACCATGATGCGCACAACACAAGCCACAACCCTGCTCGGCGTCGGCGCGACGATGTTCATGCTTGCCATCGGCGCCGCGCATGGCGAAACCACCGCCGAGGCGCAAAACCGTTATCACGCCTGCATGGGCAAAGCGAAAGTCAGCCCCGAGGCGGCATTCGACGACGCCACCCAATGGGAAGGGCTGGGCGGGGGTTTGCCCGCACGACATTGCGCCTTGGCCGCCTTGATGGAAATCGGCCACTACGGCGAGGCTGCGCAAGGGCTGGAAAAGCTCGCCGACGCGGTCCATGCCGGTGCGGCCTTCAAGGCGCAAGTTTTGGTGCAAAGCGCGCGCGCGTGGGTGGCTGCGGGCGATCCAAAACGCGCCGCCGCCGTGGCGGATACAGCGCTGAACCTGGCCCCCAACGACACCCATGCGTTTCTCATCCGCGCCCAGGCCCTGGCCTTGCAAGGCGCCTATTGGGAAGCCGCTGACGACCTCAGCCGGGTGATTTATTCCGATCCCGAAAACGTCGAAGCGTTGGTGATGCGCGGCGCGGCGTATCGTCAGTTGGACGCCCTGGATCTGGCGCTCGACGACTTGAACCGCGCCTTGGCGTTGAACCCCAACCACCCCGAAGGGCTGCTGGAACGGGGCATCGTGCACCGTCTGTCCTTGCGCAAAAGCGCGGCGCGAACCGACTGGAACCGGGTGATCGAACACGCCCCCTCGTCGCAAGCGGCAGAGGCCGCCGGCGCCAATCTGCACGCCCTGGATTCGGGTGTCGAGTAATCGGCCTGGAAACCCGACCCCGGGGCTCTTATATTAGCGCTAACGCAATTACAAATCTGGACAGGCCCATGAGCAACAACCATCTCGAAACGCCCGAATTCCCCCTCAACTCCAGTGGGGATGCCGACGGTCCGACCCATCGCCAAGCCCATGAAATCGGCTGCGGCGCGTTGGTGATCCGCTCTACAGAAGACGGTCATGCGGTGTGCCTGAAACTCGACCGCATCGGTAAGGAATACGTCCATCACTACGTGATCGTTTTGGACCCCAAGCCCGAGGGCGAGATGGAATTGGTCTACGTCGACCCGGAAGAAAAGCTGTTCGACTGCTTCGCCACCTTGGACCTGGAATTGGGTGAAGCCGAAGACGTTGCGGTCAAAACCGGTCACGCGTTCGAAAACAAGGACGGCCACTTCATCAAATTGCTGGACGACCCCAAGACGCAAAAGATGTTCTGCTTCGCCGAACCGGCCACCGGCTTGGTGCGCATCCGCCAGGAACGCAATCTCAAAAACGTGCACCCCAACTGGAAAGCCCGCGCCAAGTTCAAAAACGAAGTCGTCGAACTGGCGCACCTGTTGGAGCACTTCGCCGAGGAATTGTGACGTTTGTCCTCAATTCGCGGCTTTTGGGGGCTCGTTTATTACTAAAAATCCAAATCTGAATAGTGCTTGGGCGGCGGCACGCCGGGAATGTGGTCGTGCAGCAACGGACGGAAGCTGGGGCGCGATTTGATGCGCGCGTACCAATCCTTGGCCAGCGGATAGTCCATCCACGGCACATCGCCCAAATAATCGATGCACGACAGATGCGCGCCCGCGGTGATGTCGGCGAGCGAGAAATGATCGCCCGCCAGCCAGGTGCGGCGTTCGACCAGATAGCCGATGTAGGCGAGGTGATGCTTGACGTTGGTTTTGCCCGCACGGATCGCCGTGCTGTCGGGCGAGCCGAGGCGTAAGAATCGTTTCATGACCTTTTCGCCGACCAGATTGACCACCACTTCGCGGTCGAATTTGTCGTCGAACCACTGACACAAACGGCGCACTTCGGCGCGTTCCATCGGGTTTGCGCCCAACAACGGCGGATTGGGGGTCGATTCGTCCAGATATTCCGCGATCACCTGTCCGCCGGAAATCGCCGTACCGGCGGTTTCGACCAGAACCGGCACTTCACCGGCGGGGTTGATGCGCAAAAAAGCCTCGCGGCGCTCCCAGGTTTTTTCCACCTCGAGATCGAATTCAAGCTTCTTTTCCCCCAACACGATCCGCACTTTGCGGCAATGGGGCGATAGCCAATTGTGATAAAGCGTGCGCATGGGGAACTTATACATCAACTTTTGCGAAGGGGAACATAGGCGTTTTGTTGGAGCGTAACCTTTGGCGAGATGCACCGAATTAGATCATGAAACCGCCTCAGTTGACGCCTACATTATAGTCACTCGAAATCATTGGAGCCGACCCATGCTGATCAAAACGCCGAAATCCTGGCAG harbors:
- a CDS encoding glycosyltransferase family 9 protein; translated protein: MNEAGERILIIKLGALGDFVQALGPMAAIRRHHQNRPGGAHVVLLTSKPYVDLARASGLFDDVWVDEERPKAWQIGRIRRLRQKLKSGKFTRVYDLQTSDRSSFYFHILGPGKRPEWSGIARGCSHPHDNSQRDLMHTIDRQKEQLAKAGIHDVGLSDLSFAAKDVSAFGIEKPFALLVPGGAPHRPAKRWPAERFAELANRLYAAGVTPVVLGGRAEQAIAALIEHDAPGTVNLCAKTDFIDIAVLARGAALAVGNDTGPMHMITLAGCPSVVVYSFESDPALCAQRGPRVKILRKESLEALSVAEVWDAGVRIGALDSHAAT
- a CDS encoding glycosyltransferase family 4 protein; amino-acid sequence: MSITQNHTILNPAAKRAPDTGTVGGGENPSQKPPVTILQVLPALGGSGGVERGTVEIAGCISAQGWGSLVASNGGERVYQLQRAGADHFQLPLHSKNPLTIYANISKLEKLIKEQGVDIVHARSRAPAWSAYYACQRTGTAFVTTFHGTYSVGTALKRFYNSIMTRGDRVIAISKFIAGHLKQMYGAPGDKIRIIHRGVDLDSFNAGLVSAERVVKLSQTWRLEDGYPVVMLPGRLTRWKGQAVFIEAIAALGRNDIRCVLVGSDQGRTGYRKELERLIEQNGLSSVVRIFDHCDDMPAAYMMADVVVSASTDPEAFGRVVIEAQALGRPVVAPDHGGACETIIEGQTGWLFPPGDKAALAEALRSALSLDEDGRRAFAERALTSVREHFSKDAMCEKTLNVYREVLRERGRDV
- a CDS encoding alpha/beta hydrolase encodes the protein MQAPTSNGPNSAPQIVTREDGATIAYHFTPGKNRDKPTGVMFLGGFKSDMEGSKALALESWCQDQGRAFLRFDYTGHGKSSGAFVDGTIGQWAADAMYALDHLTEGPQVLVGSSMGGWLMLLVARERPERLRGLVGLASAPDFTEDLMWNELNDAQRAELDREGHVALPSDYDPLNPYIITKALIEDGKNHLLLRDPLNIQVPVRLIQGMQDRDVPWATALKLQDALVTDDVEIQFVKNGDHRLSETADLRRLTRTLGNLLNDLENPDRETA
- a CDS encoding carbonic anhydrase; this encodes MTPILNKLIFGFTFFRERYFSERKDLYRRLVREGQKPKVVMIACADSRVDPAIVLQTDPGDVFAIRNVANLVPPYEEDENGEISYHGTSAALEFAVEQLGVEHVVVFGHAHCSGVKAMIHGQEGNKVAGRFVGAWTSIVDKAYEHAKAADPHIEGEDLDRACERHAVLVSLDNLMTFPFIRERVEAGTLQIHGWYLDIAEGELSSYDANEKRFTPLM
- a CDS encoding SDR family oxidoreductase, with translation MTQKTPHLFCFGLGYSASWLALDLQRQGWRVTGTHRPGDDGGAGALVFDRNHPLENFDKLFADVTHVLLSVPPDAAGDPVLDLHGDDLARHAQHQGGIIEWLGYLSTVGVYGDTGGKPVNETSRLLPTQERSRFRGLAETRWQNLAVRSRLPLHVFRLAGIYGPGRSPLDKVRAGRAQRISQPGHLFSRIHVADIAQVLKASMARPNPGGIYNVCDDDPAQPSDVIKYACELLGAPVPDEIPYEEAVKTMSPMAQTFWADNRLVMNDKIKDELGVVLDYPDYKSGLQAVLAVEGMKA
- a CDS encoding tetratricopeptide repeat protein, with protein sequence MMRTTQATTLLGVGATMFMLAIGAAHGETTAEAQNRYHACMGKAKVSPEAAFDDATQWEGLGGGLPARHCALAALMEIGHYGEAAQGLEKLADAVHAGAAFKAQVLVQSARAWVAAGDPKRAAAVADTALNLAPNDTHAFLIRAQALALQGAYWEAADDLSRVIYSDPENVEALVMRGAAYRQLDALDLALDDLNRALALNPNHPEGLLERGIVHRLSLRKSAARTDWNRVIEHAPSSQAAEAAGANLHALDSGVE
- a CDS encoding glutathione S-transferase family protein, which produces MRTLYHNWLSPHCRKVRIVLGEKKLEFDLEVEKTWERREAFLRINPAGEVPVLVETAGTAISGGQVIAEYLDESTPNPPLLGANPMERAEVRRLCQWFDDKFDREVVVNLVGEKVMKRFLRLGSPDSTAIRAGKTNVKHHLAYIGYLVERRTWLAGDHFSLADITAGAHLSCIDYLGDVPWMDYPLAKDWYARIKSRPSFRPLLHDHIPGVPPPKHYSDLDF